The Synechococcus sp. CC9605 sequence GGCCCGACGCCCAGAAGTTGTCGGCCTCATCCATGCGGATGATCCGCTTGGGGTTCACCCCCACCACATCACGCCAGATCAGCTCGGCTTCGTCGTCTTCCCGGAAGACGCTCACCACCAGGTTCTTGGGATCGATGCCATAGACGCCGGTGCTGAGCTCCCAAGCCCACTCAATCGCCCGTTGCTTGAAGTAGTCCCCAAACGAGAAGTTGCCGAGCATCTCGAAGAAGGTGTGATGCCGGGCCGTGCGCCCCACGTTCTCGATGTCGTTGGTGCGGATGCACTTCTGCGAGCTTGTGGCCCGTGGCGCAGGTCGCTCCTGCTGGCCGAGGAACACTGGCTTGAACGGCAGCATTCCAGCAATGGTGAGCAGCACCGTTGGGTCGTCGGGAATCAACGAGGCACTGGCCATCCGCTTGTGGCCGCGCTCGGCGTAGAAGTTGAGGAACGCTTCACGGATCTCCTCCCCACTGCGCGGTGCAGACGCTGCAGAAGACGACGATGCGACGGCAACCATGACAGGAAAGGGGGATCCTGCCGTCATGATCGCCTTTGAACCGCCGGCGCCCTTGGCCGTTCCACCCAGTGATCCCGAGATTCGCCAGCGACTGCGGCTGCAGTCGATCGGCTGGGCGCTGGCTGCCGGCATCAGTGCTGGGCTGCTGAGCTTGCCCTGGGGTCTGGAAGCTGCGGTGCGTTCCGGCGGTTGCGGTCTCTTCTACGGCCTGCTGGCCTTCCATCTGCAACGGGTGGATCCCGATGACGGGCATCTGCAGGCGGGTCTAGTGGGGGCGGTCTGCGGGTTGCGCAGCCTCGGCATGCCCCTACCCCTTGACAACTGGCAGGTCGATGGCCTGACATCATTACTACTGGAGCTTCTTCAGGCCTGGCTGCCGTTGATCGGCAGTGCTCTCCTGCTCCACGGCACCCTCCGCTTCCTGCCCGCGTCGCGGCCATGAGCCTGCTGCACGCCACCTGGCTTCCCGCCATCCGCACCTCCAGCAGTTCCGGTCAACCGGCACTGCTCGTTTGGGCTGACACCTGGCGGGTGGCCACACCGGAAGGCCCGGGCCTTACCCCAGCGCTGCACCCCTTCACCCTAAGCCATGAAGACCTCAGGGCCTGGCTGAGCGAACGCGACCTCTTGCCCGGCGGCTGCATCGATGCCACGGCGTGCCTCACCCTGCCGAGCCGCACGGTGAAGCTGCGCAAAAGCCGCAGCACAAAAGAGGAGCCAACACCGGAACCACCGGGTTGGACCGGGCTACCGATGCAGGCCGGCGAACCGATCCCCAAGCAAACCGAATGGTGGCCCTGGCAGGTGCAGGGGCTCGCGGTGGAACCGTCGGCAGCCACGGAGTGGCTGTCCCGATTGCCGCTCTCCGGCACCAATCCAGACCTGGCTGATGAACTGCGCTGGTGGAGCCATCTGCAGCGCTGGGCCTTGAGTCTGGTGGCCCGGGGCCGCTGGATTCCCCAGATGGAGTTCAGCAAAGGGGAGGGCTATCCCCATCGGGCCCGTTGGGTGCCGCTTCTCAACCGGGAAGAAGACCGGCGCCGGCTGGAGGATCTGGCGGCCAGCCTGCCGCTGGTGGCCACCTGCGCCTTGCCCTGGCGGGAACCCCTGGGGCGCCGCAGCAACCGCACCACCCGGTTACGACCGGAGGCGATGCGAGCCGCCAACCCTGTGGCCAGCTGCCGGCCCCGCAGCGGACGCCTGCGGGTGGCGACGCTGCTGGAAGATCTAGTGGACGCGCAGCTGCGCAAGGACTTTGAACCCTCCACCGATGGGCTTGATCCCCTGCTGACCCTCTGGCAGGAGGCCCTGGGGTCGGAGACCGGGGTGATCGAGATCGGCGATGAAGAGGCCGAACGCCTGGCCACCGCCAGCCATCACTGGCGGGAGGGCATCGCCGGCGATTTTGCTGCGGCCCGCACCTGCCTTGAACTGCACACCCCACCGGATGGGGAGGATCTCTGGGAGCTGCGCTTCGGGCTGCAGGCGGAAGCTGACCCCAGCCTGAAGCTCCCGGCCGCCGCGGCCTGGGCGGCTGGTGCGGAACCGCTACAGCTTGGAGAGATCCGGGTGGACCAACCGGGTGAAGTGCTGCTGGAAGGCATGGGCCGCGCCCTGAGCGTGTTTCCGGCAATTGAGCGGGGTCTGGAGAGCGCCACACCTGAAACGATGCAGCTCACCCCGGCCGAGGCCTTCGTGCTGGTGCGCACGGCCGCCCGGCAGCTGCGGGATGCCGGCGTGGGAGTGGAGCTGCCGCCCAGCCTCTCCGGTGGCCTGGCCAGCCGACTGGGCCTGTCGATCAAAGCGGAACTGCCCGAACGCTCGAGCGGTTTCACGTTGGGTGAGTGTCTGGCCTGGGAGTGGGATCTGATGATCGGCGGGGTGACGCTCACCCTGCGGGAATTGGAGCGCCTGAGCGGCAAGCGCAGCCCCCTGGTGCGCCACAAGGGGGCCTGGATCGAACTGCGGCCCAACGACCTCAAAAATGCCGAACGCTTCTGTGGGGCGAAACCTGAACTGAGCCTCGACGACGCGCTGCGGCTGACGGGGACGGAAGGGGAACTGTTGATGCGGATGCCGGTGCACCGCTTCGACGCCGGCCCACGGCTGCAATCGGTGTTGCAGCAATACCACCAGCAGAAGGCCCCCGACCCCTTGCCGGCCCCGGAAGGATTCAGCGGGCAGCTGCGGCCTTATCAGGAGCGGGGCCTCGGCTGGCTCGCCTTCCTGCACCGCTTCGATCAAGGGGCCTGTCTAGCTGACGACATGGGCTTGGGCAAAACCATTCAGTTGCTAGCGTTCCTGCAGCACCTCAAAGCGGAGCAAGAACTGAAACGCCCGGTGCTGCTGGTGGCCCCCACATCGGTGCTCACCAACTGGCGACGGGAGGCGGAATCGTTCACTCCAGAGTTGAAGGTCACCGAGCATTACGGGCCTCGCCGGCCCTCCACACCCGCCGAACTCAAAAAAGCGTTGAAGGAGGTGGATCTGGTGCTCACCAGCTACGGGCTGCTGCAGCGTGACAGCGAACTGCTGGAAACCCAGGACTGGCAGGGGGTGGTGATTGACGAAGCCCAGGCGATCAAGAACCCTGGCGCCAAACAGAGCCAAGCCGCCCGGGATCTGGCCCGCACCGGCCGCATCAAGAGCAACCGCTTCCGCATCGCACTCACCGGCACCCCCGTGGAAAACCGGGTGAGCGAACTGTGGGCCTTGATGGACTTCCTCAACCCAAAGGTGCTTGGGGAAGAAGACTTCTTCCGCCAGCGCTATCGGATGCCGATTGAGCGCTACGGCGACATGTCGTCCCTGCGGGACCTGAAAGGCCGCGTGGGTCCGTTCATCCTGCGCCGGCTGAAAACCGACAAGACGATCATTTCCGACCTGCCTGAAAAGGTGGAGCTGAGCGAATGGGTGGGGCTGAGCAAGGAGCAGAAATCTCTGTACAGCAAGACCGTGGAAGACACCCTCGATGCCATTGCCCGGGCGCCGCGCGGGCAGCGCCACGGGCAGGTGCTGGCCCTGCTCACCCGGCTGAAACAGATCTGCAACCATCCCGCCCTGGCCCTGAGCGAAGGGGCCGTGGACGATGGCTTCCTGGGCCGTTCGGCCAAGCTGCAGCGGCTGGAGGAGATCCTCGATGAGGTGATCGAAGCGGGCGATCGGGCCCTGCTGTTCACCCAGTTCGCCGAATGGGGGCATTTGCTAAGGGCCTGGATGCAGCAGCGCTGG is a genomic window containing:
- a CDS encoding DEAD/DEAH box helicase, with amino-acid sequence MSLLHATWLPAIRTSSSSGQPALLVWADTWRVATPEGPGLTPALHPFTLSHEDLRAWLSERDLLPGGCIDATACLTLPSRTVKLRKSRSTKEEPTPEPPGWTGLPMQAGEPIPKQTEWWPWQVQGLAVEPSAATEWLSRLPLSGTNPDLADELRWWSHLQRWALSLVARGRWIPQMEFSKGEGYPHRARWVPLLNREEDRRRLEDLAASLPLVATCALPWREPLGRRSNRTTRLRPEAMRAANPVASCRPRSGRLRVATLLEDLVDAQLRKDFEPSTDGLDPLLTLWQEALGSETGVIEIGDEEAERLATASHHWREGIAGDFAAARTCLELHTPPDGEDLWELRFGLQAEADPSLKLPAAAAWAAGAEPLQLGEIRVDQPGEVLLEGMGRALSVFPAIERGLESATPETMQLTPAEAFVLVRTAARQLRDAGVGVELPPSLSGGLASRLGLSIKAELPERSSGFTLGECLAWEWDLMIGGVTLTLRELERLSGKRSPLVRHKGAWIELRPNDLKNAERFCGAKPELSLDDALRLTGTEGELLMRMPVHRFDAGPRLQSVLQQYHQQKAPDPLPAPEGFSGQLRPYQERGLGWLAFLHRFDQGACLADDMGLGKTIQLLAFLQHLKAEQELKRPVLLVAPTSVLTNWRREAESFTPELKVTEHYGPRRPSTPAELKKALKEVDLVLTSYGLLQRDSELLETQDWQGVVIDEAQAIKNPGAKQSQAARDLARTGRIKSNRFRIALTGTPVENRVSELWALMDFLNPKVLGEEDFFRQRYRMPIERYGDMSSLRDLKGRVGPFILRRLKTDKTIISDLPEKVELSEWVGLSKEQKSLYSKTVEDTLDAIARAPRGQRHGQVLALLTRLKQICNHPALALSEGAVDDGFLGRSAKLQRLEEILDEVIEAGDRALLFTQFAEWGHLLRAWMQQRWKSEVPFLHGGTRKNERQAMVDRFQEDPRGPQLFLLSLKAGGVGLNLTRASHVFHIDRWWNPAVENQATDRAYRIGQTNRVMVHKFITSGSVEEKIDRMIREKSRLAEDVIGSGEDWLGSLGGDQLRDLVSLEDT